In Helianthus annuus cultivar XRQ/B chromosome 8, HanXRQr2.0-SUNRISE, whole genome shotgun sequence, a single genomic region encodes these proteins:
- the LOC110871822 gene encoding protein PHYTOCHROME KINASE SUBSTRATE 3: MKMYANESTFVANLPLETRNSFREVSFSSYLNKTEENMVRKLANQASELPNDHHYRVKPEDDEEIGVFGAEKYFKGEIEGEVNQNDLRFIDTSDPTTKMDQKLEEFDNNFSTKVRGEQTIMHTPSVRSNASCNSRSGLLPRNKDSTRKIENGSKSRTFLARFGCNCMNKKSTLIYEKQFIHSNTKTGSDFDQKTDRLLDKTKEKKPRNQYFSFPVLNSNSNDPNRNSVSNSSSNSKSGNLAGKVVKVDNNNNSNSNSNNNIGGRLSIGKKISLLSDLEDEMYNSSSRMYNNEVDSDSSSDLFEIESFSPTGDSSCLGQRKSNCYAPSEVSIEWSVVTASAADFSVVSEFEDVRTGGGGGGWRNSGGMGRVRVKDSKDEQRKRSGILSGCASYKAVRVAGDERKVGGGEAGGRTRLSDSTAVGSVFRGGMI; this comes from the coding sequence ATGAAAATGTATGCAAACGAATCAACTTTTGTAGCCAATCTTCCACTCGAAACACGCAACAGTTTTCGTGAAGTCTCGTTCTCATCCTACTTGAACAAAACCGAAGAAAACATGGTCCGAAAGCTCGCGAATCAAGCTTCGGAGCTCCCAAACGATCACCACTACCGTGTCAAACCCGAAGACGACGAAGAAATTGGTGTTTTCGGTGCGGAAAAGTACTTCAAAGGCGAAATTGAAGGTGAAGTAAATCAGAATGATCTCAGATTCATTGATACTAGTGACCCCACCACAAAAATGGATCAAAAACTTGAAGAATTTGATAACAATTTCTCTACAAAAGTAAGAGGTGAGCAAACAATTATGCACACTCCAAGTGTTCGATCAAATGCTAGCTGCAATAGTCGAAGCGGGTTGTTACCGCGTAACAAAGATTCTACTCGAAAGATCGAAAACGGAAGCAAAAGTAGAACGTTTCTCGCTAGATTCGGTTGCAACTGTATGAACAAGAAATCAACTCTGATCTACGAGAAACAATTCATCCACTCGAACACGAAAACTGGATCCGATTTTGATCAGAAAACCGACCGGTTGTTGGATAAAACGAAGGAGAAGAAACCCAGAAATCAGTACTTTAGCTTCCCGGTATTGAACTCGAACTCGAATGATCCGAATCGGAATTCGGTATCGAATTCGAGTTCGAATTCAAAATCTGGTAATTTGGCGGGAAAAGTAGTTAAAGTtgataacaataataatagtaatagtaatagtaataataatattggGGGACGTTTAAGCATCGGAAAGAAAATAAGTTTGTTGAGTGATTTGGAAGATGAAATGTACAACTCGTCAAGCAGGATGTACAACAACGAGGTGGATAGCGACTCGAGCTCGGATTTGTTTGAGATCGAGAGCTTTTCGCCTACGGGAGACAGTTCGTGTTTGGGTCAACGGAAGTCAAACTGTTACGCGCCTAGTGAGGTTAGCATTGAGTGGAGTGTGGTGACGGCGAGTGCGGCTGATTTCTCGGTGGTTTCGGAATTTGAGGATGTAAGGacaggtggcggtggtggtggttggagAAATTCTGGTGggatgggtcgggttcgggttaagGATAGTAAAGATGAGCAAAGGAAACGGTCGGGTATTCTTTCCGGTTGTGCGAGTTATAAAGCGGTGAGAGTGGCCGGAGATGAGCGTAAGGTTGGTGGCGGTGAGGCGGGAGGGCGGACGCGGTTATCGGATTCTACGGCAGTGGGAAGTGTGTTTCGAGGGGGAATGATTTGA
- the LOC110870761 gene encoding probable aquaporin PIP2-8, whose translation MSKEVSEIGETARRDYVDPPPAPLLDMAELKLWSFYRALIAEFVATLIFLYVTVATVIGCKKETDPCGGVGILGIAWAFGGMIFILVYCTAGISGKSRPPRRRWRRCRRRSSFPDALSLSLYLSSLSLSLLRCRRAPPPSNGGGRPMI comes from the coding sequence ATGTCGAAAGAAGTAAGCGAAATCGGAGAAACAGCAAGGCGAGACTATGTCGACCCACCACCAGCACCCCTCCTTGACATGGCGGAGCTGAAGCTCTGGTCCTTTTACCGAGCCCTCATAGCAGAGTTTGTCGCCACCCTAATCTTCCTCTACGTCACCGTCGCCACCGTCATCGGCTGCAAAAAAGAAACCGACCCATGCGGCGGCGTTGGCATCCTCGGCATCGCTTGGGCTTTCGGCGGCATGATCTTCATCCTCGTTTACTGCACCGCCGGTATTTCCGGTAAGTCACGGCCGCCCCGCAGACGGTGGCGCCGCTGTCGCCGTCGTTCCTCTTTCCCCGatgcgctctctctctctctctatctctcctCGCTCTCCCTCTCTCTCCTGCGTTGCCGTCGTGCGCCACCACCAAGCAATGGTGGTGGCCGGCCGATGATTTAG
- the LOC110869439 gene encoding protein PHYTOCHROME KINASE SUBSTRATE 3: protein MYNSSSRMYNNEVDSDSSSDLFEIESFSPTGDSSCLGQRKSNCYAPSEVSIEWSVVTASAADFSVVSDFEDVRTGGVGGGWRNSSGSGRVRVKDSKDEQRKRSGILSGCASYKAVRVVGDERKVGGGEAGGRTRLSDSTAVGSVFRGGMI, encoded by the coding sequence ATGTACAACTCGTCAAGCAGGATGTACAACAACGAGGTGGATAGCGACTCGAGCTCGGATTTGTTTGAGATCGAGAGCTTTTCGCCTACGGGAGACAGTTCGTGTTTGGGTCAACGGAAGTCAAACTGTTACGCGCCTAGTGAGGTTAGCATTGAGTGGAGCGTGGTGACGGCGAGTGCGGCTGATTTCTCGGTGGTTTCGGATTTTGAGGATGTAAGGACAGGTGGCGTTGGTGGTGGTTGGAGAAATTCTAGTGGGTCTGGTCGGGTTCGGGTTAAGGATAGTAAAGATGAGCAAAGGAAACGGTCGGGTATTCTTTCGGGTTGTGCGAGTTATAAAGCGGTGAGAGTGGTTGGAGATGAGCGTAAGGTTGGTGGCGGTGAGGCGGGAGGGCGGACGCGGTTATCGGATTCTACGGCGGTGGGAAGCGTGTTTCGAGGGGGAATGATTTGA